In Sagittula stellata E-37, a single genomic region encodes these proteins:
- a CDS encoding MotA/TolQ/ExbB proton channel family protein, whose protein sequence is MAAIDATDPLGYTKLANGRLHPIAVRPLASFFWSVLLLVVLVTAYAFFWLDGGLSALFEAADVPAVETEDSLSTDGAAQSAPGSIFGRILASSYCWGMMAFAGATLIYTLIQGVAVREDSRVALSVACQSNLPRQSILRVVSGRPRPPQDMLGSPPRAEQDRAEATFEHLTLARSAFMVPIKLSIWALPLFGFLGTVYGISVAITALEPIVLQGTEAMQSAMGNVIAGLRTAFDTTLLGIVLALVVALAQSLYLVVALRSQHMTTTLSHIMTDASGQRDAPRPN, encoded by the coding sequence GTGGCAGCGATTGATGCGACAGACCCGTTGGGGTACACCAAATTAGCGAACGGCCGGCTGCATCCGATTGCAGTGCGCCCATTGGCCAGTTTCTTTTGGTCCGTCCTTCTTCTTGTAGTGCTGGTGACAGCCTACGCATTCTTTTGGCTCGATGGGGGACTGTCCGCGCTTTTCGAGGCAGCGGATGTGCCTGCCGTAGAGACCGAAGACAGCCTGTCTACCGACGGTGCGGCGCAAAGTGCTCCAGGCTCTATATTTGGGCGCATACTGGCTAGCTCTTATTGTTGGGGTATGATGGCTTTTGCTGGCGCGACGTTGATATACACGCTTATACAAGGGGTAGCCGTTCGCGAGGATTCACGCGTTGCCCTCTCAGTGGCGTGCCAATCCAACCTACCCCGGCAATCCATACTGCGTGTAGTGTCTGGTCGACCACGGCCGCCCCAGGATATGCTCGGCTCACCACCGCGCGCGGAGCAGGACAGGGCGGAAGCGACATTTGAGCATTTAACGCTGGCGCGCTCTGCTTTCATGGTTCCGATCAAACTGAGCATCTGGGCGCTTCCGCTGTTCGGGTTCCTTGGCACGGTATACGGGATCTCGGTCGCAATCACAGCGCTGGAACCGATCGTCTTGCAAGGCACAGAGGCCATGCAATCCGCGATGGGGAATGTGATCGCTGGGCTTCGGACCGCTTTTGACACCACGTTGCTTGGGATCGTATTGGCGCTTGTCGTTGCGCTGGCACAATCCTTGTACTTGGTTGTAGCGCTTAGATCTCAGCACATGACGACAACCCTATCGCACATAATGACCGACGCTTCAGGGCAGCGCGATGCGCCTCGTCCAAACTGA
- a CDS encoding transposase, producing MRGWKCAPRSPRNQPADSPIGRRRGGCQVSEQAAALAGLAPIAHDSGAMRGKRAIGGGRRLLRHVMFQAALVASHHNPLLKIFADRLRAAGKPHKVVITAVARKLVTIANAIGKSRLKWSHQAA from the coding sequence ATGAGGGGCTGGAAATGCGCGCCGCGTAGTCCCAGAAATCAACCCGCGGATTCTCCGATTGGCCGGAGGAGAGGCGGGTGTCAGGTCAGTGAGCAGGCCGCCGCGCTGGCGGGTCTGGCTCCGATCGCACATGACAGTGGCGCCATGCGCGGCAAGCGCGCCATCGGAGGCGGCCGCCGACTGTTACGACACGTGATGTTCCAGGCGGCGCTCGTCGCCAGCCATCACAACCCGCTCCTGAAAATCTTCGCCGACCGTCTTCGTGCCGCCGGAAAACCACACAAGGTTGTCATCACAGCAGTCGCCCGCAAACTCGTCACAATCGCAAACGCGATTGGCAAATCTCGTCTCAAATGGTCCCATCAGGCCGCATGA
- a CDS encoding ATP-binding cassette domain-containing protein gives MTQIKDWGFVLRDVKFGWSKANPVAEFTDFQAVFSDHNSGMQIIGPSGVGKTTFLFTLSGLLWPFSGAVAFVAPNGERFGWGPEAETYLPADMIMDLRGLERLRKKHFGFMFQNADLLPFVTVGQGIQMLLDSHPPEQRQRTLCEVLNVAASILDAEKEAPDFDASAQDVLPKQGVFGKYPYQLSGGQRQRASLLRAIASGPTVIFADEPVSSLDPALRSKVLVALRRWRDKGLGTRALIWVTHAPEDAYDLMPDHRLDFNHPNGVCGPISAWDQLTEGENWRLDISKRAGADA, from the coding sequence ATGACTCAAATCAAAGATTGGGGCTTCGTTCTGAGGGATGTAAAATTCGGATGGTCTAAAGCCAACCCTGTCGCCGAGTTCACAGATTTCCAAGCCGTGTTCAGCGATCACAATTCCGGGATGCAAATCATCGGCCCGTCGGGAGTCGGAAAAACCACATTTTTATTTACGCTGTCCGGACTGCTTTGGCCATTTTCTGGTGCTGTCGCTTTCGTTGCCCCGAACGGCGAGCGGTTTGGCTGGGGTCCCGAAGCTGAAACCTACCTTCCAGCCGATATGATCATGGATTTGAGGGGGTTAGAAAGACTGCGGAAAAAGCACTTTGGCTTCATGTTCCAGAATGCGGACCTGCTGCCGTTTGTAACTGTTGGGCAAGGTATACAAATGCTCTTGGACTCTCATCCGCCGGAGCAGCGTCAACGCACGCTGTGCGAAGTGCTGAATGTGGCCGCTTCAATCCTTGATGCGGAGAAGGAGGCTCCAGATTTTGACGCGAGCGCCCAAGACGTACTTCCGAAGCAGGGGGTTTTTGGAAAGTATCCCTACCAGTTGTCTGGCGGGCAACGTCAACGAGCAAGCCTGCTCCGCGCAATTGCAAGCGGCCCGACTGTGATCTTTGCTGACGAACCAGTGTCCAGCCTCGACCCGGCCTTACGCTCGAAGGTTCTCGTCGCTTTGCGTAGGTGGCGCGACAAGGGACTTGGCACGCGGGCACTGATCTGGGTCACGCATGCGCCGGAAGACGCCTACGATTTGATGCCGGACCACAGGTTGGACTTTAATCACCCGAACGGCGTGTGCGGTCCAATTAGCGCCTGGGACCAGCTGACAGAAGGCGAGAACTGGCGCCTCGATATTAGTAAGCGCGCAGGGGCCGATGCTTAA